The following coding sequences are from one Lolium rigidum isolate FL_2022 chromosome 6, APGP_CSIRO_Lrig_0.1, whole genome shotgun sequence window:
- the LOC124664820 gene encoding uncharacterized protein LOC124664820, with protein sequence MSLRDLGCGGSDAGLQGAAQARPFSLPRRRCSILLPTFFSFLTEQTKKKPQRCRPCISVGPLLPAVPSHAVATNISTSSCSSSGYKESLREALNQAQARRSFSDSGEEIRVSGAIASSPSPSSTPLSSWSPPCSSPRPRPSSSSFARVLLRLPASRIVPSHSPSSALPRYEDMFDEDDISKAMSMHNPSMFYRIAGKRIKYARARTVRKRSFSKASEVDRHLE encoded by the exons CCTTtctccctccctcgccgccgctgctctATCCTTCTCCCCACCTTTTTCTCTTTTCTCACTGAACAAACGAAGAAAAAACCCCAGCGCTGCCGTCCCTGCATCTCCGTCGGCCCGCTGCTTCCGGCCGTCCCCAGCCACGCCGTCGCCACCAATATCTCCACCTCGTCGTGCTCTTCCTCTGGGTACAAGGAATCTCTCCGGGAGGCCCTAAATCAAGCACAGGCTCGCCGTTCCTTCTCCGACTCCGGCGAGGAAATCAGAGTTTCCGGCGCCATCGCTTCTTCCCCGTCGCCGTCGAGCACTCCACTGTCTTCCTG GTCGCCACCATGCTCATCGCCTCGTCCAAGACCGAGCTCCTCCTCATTCGCCCGTGTCCTACTTCGTCTCCCGGCGTCGCGGATCGTCCCGAGCCATTCGCCTTCATCAGCCCTCCCTAG gtatgaagatatgttcgatgaagacgacattagcaag GCGATGTCCATGCATAACCCGTCCATGTTTTATCGTATAGCAGGAAAGCGTATAAAATACGCGCGCGCGCGCACTGTCCGAAAGCGATCGTTCAGCAAGGCTTCGGAGGTTGACCGCCACCTAGAGTAG